In the genome of Brachypodium distachyon strain Bd21 chromosome 3, Brachypodium_distachyon_v3.0, whole genome shotgun sequence, the window ACGCTGCCACGGCATTGcttacttcttcttcttttttattgcTCGGTCTGCAGCAGCAATTAGAGATTTTAGAGGTCGTTTCATTTCTACAAGAACAATCGATGCTCGTGTGCGTTCATTTTCATCTTGTGGAGTGGAAAGGTGTTTTCTGCCTCGTTTCTGGCTCTGTCTTTGCACATAAAGAGGGAACAGGGTGTGGTTGGAAGGGCCATGGGTATGGCCATCAATTGTCCAGTACTCAATCATGCTGCGGCCTGCGTGTGGGCCAAAGCAAGAGCCGGGCCGGGCCAAATAAGAATGCAGCACAACGGAGCTGCAAGGAGGAATGCCGTTTGCTCGATCTCTCCTCCTCGGTTGATGGATGAACATGCCGAATGCCTGATGTGTTCGGTGCATGTCACGCGTTGCTTTTTATCCTGTTAAATAGGGATGGAAACCAAATCGATGTCTATTCGTAAAAGTTGAGTTTTCCAGCGGTGCTACTCATCTCTGTCACGACACACACCCGCATCAAAACTGGTAAAGACCACCGCAGGAGAGTAAGGAGTTGAGTTGGTCTTTTGAACGGTTTTAAAGTTTAAAGAGACCATACGAAACACACATGACTTATCTCTGTTTTttgttaagttttttttttcattcaacCGTCTCTTTAAGCGTTCCAATCAATTGAAGATCGGAGCAGGCACTTTACCCAAAAACTAAAAACGAACTCTAAAACTCGTTTCATTCTCCTCACACGGTGTCAGACACGTTCACACGCACGCACTCACACTGCGAGACCTCATCGTGGCCGGATCTGAGATGGTCATCCAACCCTCTTCATCGTTTTTTCCGGAACGGTGGTCTATTTTTCAGATCACTGTCCCTGGCGTCTTCTGGTTCTGACCGGCGACTTTTCCGGCTGCTACGTCAACAACGGTTCCCTGGCTCTGACGTGGTTCGAAGGTCCAGAAGCAGCATCGAGCTTCGCTCAAGGCGCGCCACCGGCGAGTGCAGCAGGAAAACAACGACGTTTGCCTACAAAAATTtgcgtgtaatttttttttactttaaagATGATTCTGTAAGGGTTGGttgattttaatatatatcttttcctttaaaaaaaagacatggcGAGAGGGAGCAGCCTGCTCTTGCATTGCAGCAGGCCACTCTCCCCGCATCAGTTCAGGCGTCGGGGATCTCCACGCCAGCATGCCCTGGAAAGGCCGCAGTATGCCGAGCCAGGCCTGGGCTATAATAATGTGCAGGGTTCAGGAACCAACACAAATTGTGGCCCATGTGACGTGGTTTGTATGGTCGATACATCTAGATCCAAAGTTTCGTGTGCCGTCTTCTCTATTTTGCTCTGGGCCTTTAAAAACAATGTCCCGGCCCTGATCGTGTAGGAGGTTTAGCCACGAGCCCACGATCACGATGTTGTAGTGTCTCACAGtgttttcctctcttttttacaGGTAGCGCGGCATGCGCGGCGCACGAACGAGACAGCGATTTCGGAAGAAAACGTCATAAACAACGAGGGTCTATATCACAGTGGTAGGAGAAACACGATGGATCTCTACAGAACATACAACAGGCAACCGGGGAGCGCGGAACGGCCCCAAGCAATGAAGAGCCACGGCGCACACACAGAGGCAGCGTGACCCGAACAACAGTCGAACTAAACAGGCTGATAAGAACGTGAAAGCAGCACTGCCTCTCGCCTAGCCCATCAGGGCGAGGCCCATAAGGCCCACGGCCCCAACAAGCGGGCCCATCGCGAAGCGGGCGTCGACGCCGCTGGCCCCGCCGACGCTGTCCGCCGATTTGGTCGAGGTCGCCGTCGCTGGCGTCGTAGCCGCTGGGGTCGTCGTCGCTGGGGTCGTCGTCGCTGGGGTGGTAGTCGAGGGCGTGTccgacggcgcggcgggcgtcgcggcgggcgcgggggtGGTGGCTGTGGCCGCGGGGGAGACCTTGACGGCGAGCTTCATGCCGCCGGCGCAGTGGCCGGTGACGCCGCAGATGAAGTAGCGGGTGCCGGGCTTGGTGAGCGTGATCTTGGTGTCCTGGTCGCTGAAGGACTGGATGGAGTTGCTGGCCGAGCACGCGCTGTAGTCCGCCGACCCAACCTCCGCCACGTTGTGCGACGCGCCGTACTGGAACACTGTACGCGCACAGCACAAAGGACCTCACTTTGGTCAGCCTCACCATTGTCACCAAGGCACAATAAATCAAGTTATGGGCCGCCAGCGCCGCTGACACGTACTACATGGACCATTTTGCGGCCCAGCAATCCAACAAAACGGCGCATCGTGAAGACACGCTGTTGGTACAGTTTCATAAAATGCTGATGCTACATGATTTTCAGTAAGAACTGGAAAGCACCGGTACTGCACCTACCAAGCGTGTCACCGACTTTGAAGGTTTTGTCGCTTGCCCAGGTGGTGTAGTCGACGCCGCTGGCCCATCCCGACGAGTCGCCGACGGTGTGGTCCACGGCGAACGCCGGCGCCATGACGGCGAGGAGTACCAGACCTGCAGCCAAAAGTCCATGTCCTGCCATGGTGGTAATAGCAAGGCAAGGAACACCGACTCCTCGCGGATGACTTGCTCGGGGAATTTCAATCAGGAGACTTGGCTGTTGAATGCGAATGCAAAGGATTGCAGGTAGTGATTGATGGTCCGTGCATGGTTACTGCCTATATAGGCTCGGTGAGTCGGTGAAGAAGCTAGCTCGTTGTTCAAAAGAAAGGAAGTCAGTGAAGCGGTGCAGGTAGTACAGTACTCTACTGACTAGCAggttttggtttggtttgttcGGGTGCAGTTGGGTTTAGTTGTGCTCGTCACCAACTCTCATCTTCTGCCGTTCCCTGATTCCTTCAACAATCACTAGTGCCATAGGTTACAGGTACCAATGACGCTTAGCCGCTTAGTTGATCACAACAAATAGTTCAGTATGATGTGAAGAAAGCAATATAGCCATACTTTTCTACAAGTGTGTGGAAACAATTGGGGCATCCATATTATAACCTGCTAATGTATGTCACGGTACAGGCTACTAGCTAGTCCAATATTTTACATGCAAAAGCAGCACTTGAATTTCATTGTTCCCCTTTTAGCATAGTCATCTAAACAGAACGACACGGAGGATTGGCTTAACCAAACATCGTAGGAATGTAAAATAGACAATACTAATGGAAACACTAATCTATTTGTAGGAAAAATGTGCACAgtttggaagaagaagaattaaaAAACGCATTCACTCGCAGAAATAGGTCAACAAAAGTACAAGAAGACATTGCGAGGTGGCAAATGTAGGTTGAACGGTTGAACAAACCAATTAATTTAATACCAGCGTGTACCTTTTCTTGGATTTAATATAATCCCTCGTCGTTTGCTTCCCTCGTTGATTGACTGGTTTTCCATATCATTCCATCAAGCAGGTGGGCAGGTGCAGACTGCTGTTGGAGAGTGGACTGTCTTCGCTGGATGGCGAATTAGCGATGCCGAATGAGCCTCCATATTTCGTAAAGCCTTGGATTGCTGGGCTTTGCGAATGAACATACCGATTGAACTTTTGAGAAAAATGGACGCTGaaactgtttttttcttccgaaAACAAAGTGAGTACTCACTATCTCTTTGTTAATATattgatgcacacaacatTACTGAAAATACAGGGAGGTAGGAAATTCATGGCATATGATGGTGGTCGAAGATGTTGCTAGGTTTTTTAATTGATGCACACAATGTTCCCAGAATACACCTATGCGGGTGCATCATTTACTCAAAGAGACCGTGTCACGGTTACAGGCCCACATGACAGTCATACAAGAATTACTCGGTTACAATCCACGGCAAATGTTTCTAGTTTCGGTGTTGAAGAGCTTGAAGTGCTGCAGGATttgtctaaaaaaatgttgaggGCAGAAGGCGACTGATCCATAGGAGAAACGTTGAAATGGAGAAGCATGTGCTTGTGTATACAAAGAGGCACTGCGAGTACGAATTAGTGGCTAGTTTGTTAGAGTAACGGCCACACGAAACCGCCGTTTgtaaaacaatttttttagagTATTTCCGTTTCAtcaaaccacacattttgtaAGTAGTGTTTCACATAATCACAATTGACACTAActatttcacagaaccactaTTCTCCAGACatgtcttttattttttttctaagagGTTTTTTACGATACCTTTTACTGTTGTGGGAGAAACGGAGTAGTAAACCATCGGTTTGATTTGGTCAATTTAGACTTTTTTACCATATATCAGTTGGTTTAGATCTGATCCAGAGATTAGACCCAACGGAAAAGCCCAGTAAGCCAAACACGCACCAGGTTTGTGTTCGTCGCCACCGCTGCACTGCACGGCCTCTCCGCTCATCAATGCCGCCGTGCTTATCTCCTCTCCAACGCCATTTCCTTCACCACGGCTGCagctcccttttttttcttcgaaaatggaagtttttattgatctcaaAGTTATATCGAGCGATACAACCAAAGAGTATCACACCCCGGTCCTCTGCGCCGAAGCACACACAGCCACACGAGTACGGAACAAAACTCAATTATTACaacgaaagaaaaataaaaactctAAATGGGTCCGTAAACTAGACCGCCACCCATAGTGGGTAAAAAAATCTCTGACCACTTGCTCCAAACTGCTGCACGCCATCAAAACCAGCTGGTGATCCATAGGCTTAAAAGAATAGACCAAGTACGGAGCCAATGGCTGCAGCCCCTATGCCTCCTAAATTATGCTTCTCAAGTTTCTGTTCAGCAATTTCCGGTTTCTCCGTATCGGTTGTCTCTCTGTTAATTTCAGTGCACTTTGCAGCTCCCTGACTGTTGCTTCTTGCTGGACAATGTCGTGATTAACTTGAACGATCGTGCACTGCGATTCAGGCACGATCTCACCATGGAAGCCAACGGCCCGGACCTGTGCCATCCTGCTCGCTATGTCAACTGACGAGTATAGAtacttatacaaatccacgtcaattaatttgaaatggagggagtacacaaTATGGAACATATTAGGGTTCGGTTGACTAAGcttttgatcacaaattacttcattaatatgtgactaatgcgatcaaaatcataaccataagcaaatatcctattaatagagtaatttgtggtcaaagcattgACCAAAGAAAAACTAATACGCCTTCAattattggacggaggtagtaagTATGCAATGGAGTTGCACAGTAAACATCATAACCTGCAGTATGATCAACACAAAtcaagcattttttttgtgcgacctaaaaacaacaaatttacttttattaatatatattttcgtACGTGGAAATCAATATGAATATATGGCGAACACATTTTGCTTAATTATTTGAGTTCCCTGCAAAAGGAAAAGCACAACACTGCCTGACGCAAGATCTCTCTCTGTTTTGGTCGGTCTACATGGGGATGGTCGCGGAGACGAGGAAACCATCGCCATCCGGCATCACGACGACGAGCCCTTCGTCCCCACGCGTCACGATTCTGCACGACACCTGCACGGGCTTGGCGTCCCTGAGCGTGAGCTCCTCCAGCCCCAGGTCGCTCCACTGCGCGGCTTCCAGCGCGGCGTGTCCACCGCCGGCATCCGCGGTGACCGTCTCGATGGTCGTCCCGCCGCGGGCGGAGTCCTCGGGGGCGACGACGAGCGAGaaccgcggcggcgccctgatgccggcgccggcgccgccgagctcctcgCTGGCCCGCGCGATGCACGCCCTGGCGAGCGCGCGGCGGGATTcgggcgaggcggcggtggcggcgttgGTGGTCCTGAAGAGCGCGGTGTGGGCGTGGAGGCCGTTGTCTTcggcggaagcggcggagtCGATGGGGTAGGAGCGGATGCGCTTGCAGCAGATCTCCGGGCGCTGGAAGTAGGCCATGTACTGCATCATGGGCCTGATCGCGGCCTTGTTCTGCTCCTTCATCTCGGCGTGCGTGCGCGCCCACGCCAGCAGGAAccgcgccagcgccagcggGTCCGCCAGCAGCGTCGTGCAGCTCACCCCCACCGCGTATCCCCCGTCCTGGAACCGGTTCAGCTGCAGAGCAGACGAGTGCATGCATCAGAATTCGtgcttctttcttttgcttgtgCAGCATTAAACATGAACTCATCTCTACTCAACTGTACGTAGTACTGCATTGAATTCCATTTAACGTGTCAGGCTGTTGGGATTGGTCATTCATTGAGTACCACTAGGCACGCAGGAGTTTACACGAGTTCCCGTTCGCGGCCTGCACATGGAGCCGGGCCGCAGCTGGTGACTCTGCTGTGGCTGGCAATGCATTTAACTTGGTAGGTGGTTGTTTATTTCGGCCATATAATAAATGCGTACACCTTACTACCTGCTAACCTGCATGATCCGCTACTTCATCTACGGTTCCAGCAGGCAAGTGATGCGGGAAATAGAATAGTCCAACCATTTGACCGTTTAGTAAACTGATTCCAATTTTTGTGGAAGACTTGATCCTcgagttttattttattttagaaaaagGGCTGGGTTTCTTTACTAGGGCTGCAGCAATCTTGTGCAAGAGCAAGCCGGTTAACTACGGGCAACTGCAAAGTGCAAATCAACTTTTCTTGCCCAAAATAGAATAAAGCGAGCACCTGAAACTGATAACTTGACGTTTGTTTGATGACGAAGGCTACAGATGAACATGTTTTTCTGTCAGACGGGTAGCCCGAGCATCACTGGACTTGACTGGTTAGCTCCCAACCGCTAGTCACGATTGAACGGTCAACGAAAGTAAAACTCATGCAATCGGCGGGCGTTAATACACTGGCCTGGTAAGTCGATGCCCAAAGCATACCTGCATGAAGAGGAGCGAGCACATGTCCGGGTCCTCGGCGGTGACGTCGATCCATGGCGCCAGCGCGGACTCCTTGCGCACCCGGTCCTTGTCCGCCAGGAAGTCCTCCATGGTGGCCTCCACGGTGGCCTGCTGGAACCGCACGCCGGCGTCGTTGAGCTTCACCTCCCAGGACCCATCgccccggcgccggagccggcccGCCATCTCCGGGTAGAAGCACAGCACCTCGCCCAGCGACTCCTTCACCCACACGCCTTCCTCCCACTCCGCCttctgctcgccgccgcggtaGTAGAGCACGGCCCGGAAGCGCcgctgcagcgccgcctccgggagcggcggcgcggccacggCGATCAGCCGCGTCCTGTCGGGCTCCACCACGCGCGTCGGCAGCCCCGTCTGCACGGACTCGATGTGCACCTGTGGCACTGCC includes:
- the LOC100841639 gene encoding tryptamine hydroxycinnamoyltransferase 1 translates to MAAAAVPQVHIESVQTGLPTRVVEPDRTRLIAVAAPPLPEAALQRRFRAVLYYRGGEQKAEWEEGVWVKESLGEVLCFYPEMAGRLRRRGDGSWEVKLNDAGVRFQQATVEATMEDFLADKDRVRKESALAPWIDVTAEDPDMCSLLFMQLNRFQDGGYAVGVSCTTLLADPLALARFLLAWARTHAEMKEQNKAAIRPMMQYMAYFQRPEICCKRIRSYPIDSAASAEDNGLHAHTALFRTTNAATAASPESRRALARACIARASEELGGAGAGIRAPPRFSLVVAPEDSARGGTTIETVTADAGGGHAALEAAQWSDLGLEELTLRDAKPVQVSCRIVTRGDEGLVVVMPDGDGFLVSATIPM
- the LOC100842239 gene encoding mavicyanin, which translates into the protein MAGHGLLAAGLVLLAVMAPAFAVDHTVGDSSGWASGVDYTTWASDKTFKVGDTLVFQYGASHNVAEVGSADYSACSASNSIQSFSDQDTKITLTKPGTRYFICGVTGHCAGGMKLAVKVSPAATATTPAPAATPAAPSDTPSTTTPATTTPATTTPAATTPATATSTKSADSVGGASGVDARFAMGPLVGAVGLMGLALMG